In one Pasteuria penetrans genomic region, the following are encoded:
- the veg gene encoding biofilm formation stimulator Veg, translated as MGKHTLSDIKLTLDSYVGQKIRLKANSGRRKTIERIGVLEETYPSVFVIKLDEDQSAFDRVSYSYADVLTESVELALYDAEGDSVPMMVMKTPG; from the coding sequence ATGGGGAAGCATACACTCTCTGACATTAAATTGACATTGGATAGCTATGTTGGCCAGAAAATTCGCTTGAAGGCAAACAGTGGTCGCCGCAAAACGATTGAACGAATCGGGGTGTTGGAGGAGACATATCCTTCTGTTTTTGTTATCAAGTTGGACGAGGATCAAAGTGCCTTCGATCGGGTTTCTTACAGTTATGCTGATGTTTTGACAGAGTCGGTGGAATTGGCCCTTTATGATGCGGAGGGTGATTCAGTTCCTATGATGGTAATGAAAACTCCAGGCTAG
- the rsmA gene encoding 16S rRNA (adenine(1518)-N(6)/adenine(1519)-N(6))-dimethyltransferase RsmA: MCSLARRTRAWLQVLDAPRKSLGQNFLIQGNTADRIVDAAELTSSAAVLEIGPGLGALTDRLAQKAGWVVAVEHDRQFIPMLERLLAPFPHAVVVHGDALRIDLSCLLVRHVPVDTVHTRVVANLPYNIAGPLLVRLLALQRCDTWVVMLQKEMAQRLMAAPRSKAYGSLTVLVQCVASIERIAQVNPGNFLPQPRVVSMVLRLRRRLQPLFTLPDEVWGNRVVRTVFAQRRKLLLNALSNALPDLSRDELIRGCMMAGLGRGERRRAEELDVPTWGRLLEALYSIL, encoded by the coding sequence ATGTGTTCTCTAGCGAGACGAACACGTGCATGGTTACAGGTATTGGATGCACCACGGAAGTCATTGGGGCAGAATTTCCTTATACAGGGAAATACAGCGGACCGTATTGTGGATGCGGCGGAGTTAACGTCTTCTGCGGCGGTGTTGGAGATAGGACCTGGTTTGGGTGCTTTGACAGACCGTTTGGCACAGAAAGCGGGTTGGGTGGTGGCTGTGGAGCATGACCGTCAGTTTATACCCATGCTAGAGAGGTTGTTGGCACCGTTTCCCCATGCGGTAGTGGTTCATGGTGACGCCCTACGGATTGATTTGTCCTGTTTACTGGTTCGACATGTGCCAGTAGATACCGTCCATACGCGTGTAGTTGCCAATCTGCCCTACAATATTGCTGGGCCTCTGCTTGTGCGTTTGTTGGCCTTACAACGTTGTGATACATGGGTTGTAATGCTACAGAAGGAGATGGCCCAGCGCTTGATGGCAGCACCCCGAAGTAAGGCCTATGGTTCCCTGACAGTGCTGGTGCAGTGTGTAGCTTCTATAGAGAGAATTGCCCAGGTCAATCCAGGTAACTTCCTTCCTCAACCGCGCGTGGTTTCTATGGTGTTGAGGTTACGAAGAAGGTTGCAGCCATTGTTTACCCTACCCGATGAGGTATGGGGGAATCGCGTGGTGCGGACTGTATTCGCCCAGCGCCGGAAGCTGTTGTTGAATGCTCTGTCGAATGCCTTGCCCGATTTATCCCGGGATGAATTGATACGGGGTTGTATGATGGCGGGCTTGGGAAGAGGAGAGCGCCGACGTGCGGAAGAGTTGGATGTGCCTACCTGGGGGCGTCTGTTGGAGGCACTTTATTCGATTCTCTGA
- a CDS encoding toprim domain-containing protein yields the protein MIGEIIVVEGIRDAAAVRRAIGADTLVVRGVRIHGSTLSSIRRAQTVRGAIVLTDPDHAGRSIRRRIADCVEGVLHAYLSQDEARRGHKFGVEYASPEVIRSAVLRARSESGTTSVRVATLSWEAYRGLGFVGSPRSRRLREKVAELLRIGYGNGKQFYGQLCFLRVSREELMLAWEKANSCVL from the coding sequence ATGATAGGTGAAATTATTGTGGTAGAGGGGATTCGTGATGCTGCGGCTGTACGGCGTGCTATAGGTGCGGATACGTTGGTCGTCCGTGGTGTGAGGATCCATGGCTCCACCCTGTCATCGATTCGTCGGGCGCAGACGGTTCGCGGTGCGATTGTTCTTACCGATCCCGATCACGCGGGCAGGTCCATTCGGCGGAGGATTGCTGATTGCGTAGAGGGTGTCCTCCATGCCTATCTTTCACAGGATGAGGCGCGCCGCGGGCATAAATTTGGTGTTGAGTACGCTTCCCCTGAGGTCATACGTTCTGCCGTGTTGCGGGCCCGTTCGGAATCGGGAACGACGTCGGTTAGGGTAGCTACGCTTAGTTGGGAGGCCTACCGTGGGTTAGGTTTTGTGGGTTCCCCCCGTTCCCGTCGTCTACGGGAGAAGGTAGCCGAGCTATTGCGGATCGGTTATGGTAATGGAAAACAGTTCTATGGGCAATTGTGTTTCTTGCGCGTGAGTCGGGAAGAATTGATGCTAGCTTGGGAGAAGGCGAATTCATGTGTTCTCTAG
- a CDS encoding TatD family hydrolase, translating into MQPWFDSHAHIADEKFSTDREAVIQRARAAGMMGWLEIGYSRTTIPHVLRMVREEGGCYAALGFHPCEADCTTRDDLVFLDKKLDEPRVVALGEIGLDVKARAPMHRQEELLRQQISVARERALPVVFHCRGAYDRLLSILREEDIGQVGGVLHCFCGGEEDLKEGLSLGLMIGIGGIVTFRNAKGMHGIACRVPLDSLLLETDSPYLAPHPHRGKRNEPSFLPWVAQWIAQLRGLEVDEVLQCSTRNVCSLLRGIQGEAMDGECR; encoded by the coding sequence ATGCAACCCTGGTTCGACAGTCACGCCCACATAGCGGATGAGAAATTTTCTACGGATCGGGAAGCAGTGATTCAACGGGCTCGTGCGGCAGGCATGATGGGGTGGCTGGAGATCGGCTATAGCCGTACCACAATCCCACATGTCCTGCGGATGGTACGGGAGGAAGGTGGTTGCTACGCGGCCCTGGGGTTTCATCCCTGTGAGGCAGATTGTACTACGCGGGATGATCTAGTTTTTTTGGATAAGAAATTAGACGAGCCCCGTGTTGTAGCCTTGGGGGAGATCGGTCTGGATGTGAAGGCGCGGGCCCCCATGCATAGGCAGGAGGAATTGTTACGGCAGCAGATTTCGGTAGCCAGGGAGCGTGCTCTTCCCGTTGTGTTCCATTGTCGCGGTGCCTATGATCGGCTTTTGTCCATTTTGAGGGAGGAGGATATAGGACAAGTTGGTGGGGTGTTGCATTGTTTTTGTGGGGGAGAGGAGGATTTGAAGGAGGGACTTTCTCTGGGGTTGATGATAGGGATTGGTGGTATCGTTACCTTTCGTAATGCCAAGGGAATGCATGGGATTGCCTGTAGGGTGCCGTTGGATTCCCTGTTGTTGGAAACGGATTCCCCCTATTTAGCCCCTCATCCCCATCGGGGGAAACGCAACGAACCCTCGTTTCTACCGTGGGTGGCCCAATGGATAGCGCAATTGCGTGGGCTGGAAGTGGATGAGGTGTTGCAGTGTTCCACGCGCAATGTTTGCAGTCTGTTGAGGGGAATTCAGGGGGAGGCTATGGATGGGGAGTGTCGATGA
- the lepB gene encoding signal peptidase I, producing the protein MKGGKPFPFLLLAIVGVSIVVIRLYVVSLFVVDGRSMFPTLTGGEPEGASSFGIVRFFEGIFHPSKERVLVSRLSDPERCDVVVFHPPGSAGDLRDEDYEKMDFVSNLYYKLPFIENHRFFIKRVLAVGGDRVAIRDSKVIVNGIEQDDSYTMPTRKRENAPEREVPQGHVFLMGDNRGNSVDSRQLGFIPLEEVQGVALAVFWPWDDRFGSLRSSCSPG; encoded by the coding sequence ATGAAAGGGGGGAAACCTTTTCCCTTTCTCCTCCTTGCGATCGTCGGTGTGTCCATCGTTGTGATTCGGCTTTATGTAGTTAGTTTATTTGTCGTGGATGGTCGATCTATGTTTCCCACTCTGACGGGCGGTGAACCAGAGGGGGCGTCCTCCTTCGGCATCGTACGATTTTTTGAGGGTATTTTTCATCCCAGTAAGGAGAGGGTCCTGGTTAGTCGTCTGTCGGATCCTGAGCGCTGTGACGTGGTGGTTTTTCATCCCCCAGGGTCAGCGGGTGATTTGAGGGACGAGGATTATGAAAAGATGGATTTCGTTTCAAATCTCTACTATAAGCTCCCCTTTATCGAAAACCACCGCTTTTTTATCAAGCGTGTTCTGGCAGTGGGAGGGGACAGGGTTGCGATCCGGGATAGTAAGGTGATAGTGAATGGGATTGAGCAGGATGATTCCTATACAATGCCGACGCGGAAGCGGGAGAACGCCCCGGAACGCGAGGTTCCTCAGGGGCATGTGTTCCTGATGGGAGACAATCGTGGTAATAGCGTGGATAGCAGGCAGTTGGGTTTCATTCCCTTGGAAGAAGTGCAGGGTGTAGCACTTGCTGTCTTTTGGCCTTGGGATGATAGGTTTGGGAGTCTGAGATCCAGTTGTTCTCCTGGTTGA
- the metG gene encoding methionine--tRNA ligase, with amino-acid sequence MGGKGTYYITTPVYYPNAQLHIGHAYTTIAGDVLARFKRAQGYDVFYLTGTDEHGQKIAKQAATVGEDPQIFVDEMVRGIQSTWEMLDIQYDDFIRTTQERHRNVVQEVFAYLKEKGDIYLGVYEGRYCIYCESFFPDRSGLEGRCPDCHRPGELIREPSYFFRLKRYEDRLRDYYRENPDFLQPRSRRNEVVANFLNPGLTDISISRIALSWGVPVPDDPKHVVYVWLDALFNYLSVLGYRVGGSREAGRMRYWPADVQLVGKDIARFHGVYWPIFLMALDFPLPRRVFAHGFFEVAGEKMSKSKGNVVRPRALVRRYGCDSLRYYLLREVPFGDDGVFSPQRFLMRINTDLVNDFSNLCHRTITMVDRYCEGCSPDAPEQTEGPLRREADRVTKAVEVSLDSLQFSVALVSIWDLIKAANRFIEVQQPWNQVKTGGRDLVAGTLWFLLAVLRRLSLLIQPFLPGTARKIRQRLGLTEVASWEESDQFVAPPVGTKLLCVEPLFLRLSLQEESEYLVQNLSQDG; translated from the coding sequence GTGGGGGGAAAAGGGACCTACTATATAACCACGCCGGTTTATTATCCCAATGCTCAACTGCATATAGGCCATGCGTATACAACCATAGCGGGTGATGTGCTAGCTCGATTCAAGCGTGCACAAGGATACGATGTGTTCTATTTGACAGGCACGGATGAGCATGGGCAGAAAATTGCTAAGCAGGCGGCCACCGTAGGTGAGGATCCGCAGATCTTTGTGGATGAAATGGTGCGCGGGATCCAGTCCACATGGGAGATGCTGGATATCCAATATGACGATTTCATTCGTACGACGCAGGAGCGGCATCGAAATGTGGTGCAGGAGGTATTTGCTTACCTAAAGGAGAAAGGCGATATTTATCTGGGCGTTTATGAGGGTCGTTATTGCATTTATTGCGAATCTTTTTTTCCTGATCGATCGGGCTTGGAGGGGCGTTGCCCTGATTGCCATCGTCCGGGGGAACTCATTCGGGAGCCGAGTTATTTCTTTCGCCTGAAGCGTTATGAGGATCGGTTGCGCGATTACTATCGTGAGAATCCCGATTTTCTTCAGCCTAGGTCGCGGCGAAATGAAGTTGTTGCCAATTTTCTCAATCCCGGTCTTACGGATATCAGTATTTCCCGGATTGCTCTCTCGTGGGGCGTTCCCGTACCTGATGATCCCAAGCATGTGGTTTATGTTTGGTTGGATGCCCTGTTCAATTATCTGAGTGTGCTTGGATACAGGGTAGGAGGGTCGAGGGAAGCTGGGAGGATGCGGTATTGGCCAGCTGATGTACAGTTGGTTGGGAAGGACATTGCCCGCTTTCACGGTGTCTACTGGCCCATTTTCCTCATGGCGCTCGATTTCCCCTTGCCGCGCCGGGTTTTCGCCCATGGATTTTTTGAGGTGGCTGGGGAGAAAATGTCAAAGTCCAAGGGAAATGTGGTTCGACCTAGAGCTCTGGTGCGGCGTTATGGTTGTGATTCCCTGCGGTACTATTTGCTTCGTGAGGTCCCCTTTGGTGATGATGGTGTTTTTTCCCCCCAACGTTTTTTGATGCGGATCAATACGGATTTGGTGAATGATTTTAGTAATCTGTGTCATCGTACGATCACCATGGTGGATCGTTATTGTGAAGGATGTTCGCCCGATGCCCCTGAGCAGACGGAGGGGCCGTTACGGCGGGAGGCGGATCGGGTAACGAAGGCCGTGGAGGTGTCTCTGGACAGCCTCCAGTTTTCGGTGGCTCTGGTTTCCATTTGGGATTTGATCAAGGCGGCCAATCGATTCATTGAGGTGCAGCAGCCCTGGAATCAGGTGAAAACGGGGGGGCGGGACCTTGTTGCTGGTACGTTGTGGTTCTTGTTAGCCGTTTTGCGCCGACTTAGTCTATTGATTCAGCCCTTTTTGCCAGGTACGGCTCGGAAAATCCGTCAGCGGTTGGGGTTGACAGAGGTAGCTAGTTGGGAGGAATCAGATCAATTTGTGGCTCCCCCCGTGGGAACCAAGTTGCTTTGTGTAGAGCCTTTGTTTCTTCGCCTGAGTTTACAGGAAGAGTCGGAGTATCTTGTGCAAAATTTATCCCAGGACGGTTGA
- a CDS encoding ATP-binding protein produces the protein MQVVGITTPFEAHVVSRQHRFHIQEFLILEDPRLDHPCGEVIEAFSYNPLLPMDWDKPVMDKQVLESLLHLGYDVGSDEVHVAKVRLLVAAPRPIQTGCSVRHPAFPEVRSLLVTALPSDGMVLGEIQGTQFLNSSLSEEWKQQLMIREPAGDLREQCGVPFIFDARTLSQYPHVGIFGGSGSGKSFATKVMLEEFMKLSIPCVVLDPHFEMIFLGEEGVPMTGSISDSSMYATQCRHWIAGKDVGVDFTSLCAGDLSQLLQAAGGSFSEAMVHVVQALHRRGDSLTSFSDRLANLVQALEEGRQGLERSLGSSDPMEAARARDLYALWQQHSSLPLASIHGVHWRLRRLERAGLFQSGVGPIVEGLEQCQMVVLQGSSWLLQVFAAYLSGMLYKKRRDYRDAPGEKPFFPPFVIVTDEAHRFAPKGWESPSKSTFREIAQEGRKYGVFLVLATQRPTLLDETITAQLNTKFIFRTVRGSDIATLREETDLTTEEARRLPYLRSGDAFVSSAVLGRTVSIRIRCAHTQSPHATDPFAELRERKALAGEKYWKRVVPLLPLRDAHLLGVLQTVDPSWSVDRLRQQLDQWVADGRLQKKTTPLDCLYTLVSSSQ, from the coding sequence TTGCAAGTAGTTGGGATTACAACGCCCTTTGAGGCGCATGTTGTTTCTCGTCAGCATCGTTTTCATATTCAGGAATTCTTAATCCTGGAGGATCCACGTTTGGATCATCCTTGCGGGGAGGTGATAGAGGCCTTTTCCTATAATCCATTATTACCTATGGATTGGGATAAGCCGGTGATGGACAAGCAAGTTTTAGAATCATTGCTTCATCTGGGGTATGACGTAGGTTCTGATGAGGTTCATGTAGCCAAGGTACGACTACTGGTTGCAGCACCCCGACCGATTCAGACGGGTTGTTCTGTTCGTCATCCCGCTTTCCCGGAGGTGAGGTCCCTTCTGGTTACAGCTCTTCCGTCGGATGGGATGGTGTTAGGGGAGATACAGGGGACACAGTTTCTCAATTCTTCCCTCTCGGAGGAATGGAAGCAGCAGCTGATGATCCGTGAGCCGGCAGGTGATTTACGGGAACAGTGTGGGGTGCCCTTTATTTTCGATGCGCGGACGTTGTCACAATATCCCCACGTAGGTATTTTTGGCGGTTCCGGATCGGGGAAATCCTTTGCCACTAAGGTAATGTTAGAGGAGTTTATGAAGCTATCCATTCCCTGTGTGGTTCTGGATCCCCATTTTGAGATGATTTTTTTGGGGGAGGAGGGGGTTCCTATGACGGGTTCCATTTCTGATTCCTCTATGTACGCCACCCAGTGTCGACATTGGATCGCGGGTAAGGATGTCGGGGTTGACTTTACTTCGCTTTGTGCGGGTGATTTGTCGCAGCTGTTACAGGCCGCTGGGGGGTCTTTCTCGGAGGCTATGGTGCACGTGGTTCAGGCGTTGCACCGCAGGGGGGATTCGTTAACGTCCTTTTCGGATCGGCTTGCAAATCTAGTACAGGCATTGGAGGAGGGTAGACAAGGCCTGGAACGTTCCTTGGGGAGTAGTGACCCGATGGAAGCCGCACGTGCCCGTGATTTATACGCCCTGTGGCAACAACATTCCTCCCTTCCTCTAGCCTCTATCCACGGTGTCCATTGGCGATTACGGAGACTGGAGAGAGCGGGTCTGTTTCAATCAGGTGTTGGGCCAATCGTGGAGGGCTTGGAACAATGCCAAATGGTTGTACTACAAGGTAGTAGTTGGTTATTGCAGGTTTTTGCTGCGTATCTTTCGGGAATGCTTTACAAAAAACGTCGTGATTACAGGGATGCTCCGGGAGAAAAACCTTTTTTCCCTCCTTTTGTGATTGTAACGGATGAAGCCCATCGTTTTGCGCCCAAGGGGTGGGAGTCCCCCTCCAAGAGCACGTTCCGTGAGATAGCGCAGGAAGGTAGGAAATATGGTGTTTTTCTTGTTCTAGCCACGCAGCGTCCGACGTTATTGGATGAAACGATAACGGCCCAGTTGAATACGAAATTCATTTTTCGGACGGTCCGGGGGAGTGATATCGCCACCCTACGGGAGGAAACAGATCTGACAACGGAGGAGGCGCGACGGTTACCCTATTTACGTTCGGGTGATGCCTTTGTTTCCTCCGCCGTGCTGGGGAGGACCGTTTCTATTCGAATCCGTTGTGCCCACACACAGTCTCCCCATGCCACAGATCCCTTTGCTGAGCTTAGGGAGAGGAAAGCGCTAGCGGGGGAAAAATATTGGAAACGTGTGGTGCCCTTGTTACCCCTGCGTGATGCCCATTTATTAGGGGTGTTACAAACTGTGGATCCCAGTTGGAGCGTAGATCGTTTGCGCCAACAGTTGGACCAATGGGTGGCAGATGGACGTTTGCAAAAGAAAACTACACCACTCGACTGTCTTTATACATTGGTTTCTTCATCCCAATAG
- a CDS encoding DNA double-strand break repair nuclease NurA: MSFRPSVSPFTEDFSSPPSLSNQLREINQYLLQEQKRVRMADIRVRLQEMGGLFPLVRISSPVYREWFQDRGLVAVDGSFNTIPSSSNKKIFLFQALSKFTKGGEIWRREVVMKGMEEGDEDFNPSSYMLDMELQVARESVHKWAPRVVMMDGTLLYFHRHAKQATASLCRMAEERQTYLLGVGEEIASQQLAQLWPDLGCFEDRVLLYGALRQGEAWRFPYSDRCNDLFWRTAVRLSSHPQPVVVDGLRGQEEERGFLLNFLQNSTPEQGRGIPYWLDIVDYRVRLTHCFLKMLAHSFLDPDVCRRFLYPKRADRFL; the protein is encoded by the coding sequence ATGTCGTTTCGTCCATCAGTATCCCCATTTACAGAGGATTTCTCTTCTCCCCCCTCGCTGTCCAACCAGTTGCGGGAGATCAATCAATATTTGCTGCAGGAGCAAAAGAGGGTGAGGATGGCTGATATCAGGGTTCGTCTTCAGGAAATGGGGGGATTGTTTCCTCTCGTCCGTATTTCATCCCCCGTCTATCGGGAATGGTTTCAGGATCGCGGCTTGGTTGCTGTGGATGGTTCCTTCAACACCATCCCTAGTTCCTCGAATAAAAAAATTTTTTTATTTCAAGCTCTATCCAAATTCACGAAAGGTGGGGAGATCTGGCGCAGGGAGGTGGTGATGAAGGGTATGGAAGAAGGTGATGAGGATTTCAATCCTAGTTCCTACATGTTGGATATGGAATTGCAGGTTGCCCGAGAATCGGTTCATAAATGGGCACCCAGGGTTGTTATGATGGACGGAACTCTATTATATTTTCATCGTCATGCAAAACAGGCAACGGCCTCCCTCTGTAGGATGGCGGAGGAGCGGCAAACCTACCTCCTGGGCGTTGGCGAGGAGATAGCGAGTCAGCAATTGGCGCAATTGTGGCCCGATCTGGGTTGTTTTGAGGACAGGGTACTACTCTATGGTGCGCTCCGACAGGGGGAAGCTTGGAGATTTCCCTATAGTGATCGTTGCAACGACCTTTTCTGGCGGACGGCGGTTCGTCTTTCCTCCCATCCTCAGCCTGTAGTGGTTGATGGTTTGCGGGGGCAGGAGGAGGAGCGGGGCTTTTTGCTTAATTTTTTGCAGAATAGTACACCGGAGCAGGGAAGGGGTATTCCCTATTGGTTGGATATTGTGGATTACCGTGTTCGTTTGACCCATTGTTTCCTGAAAATGTTAGCTCATTCCTTTCTTGATCCCGATGTATGTCGTCGGTTTCTATATCCTAAGCGTGCGGATCGTTTTTTGTAA
- a CDS encoding AbrB/MazE/SpoVT family DNA-binding domain-containing protein yields MLKSTGIVRKVDELGRVVIPIELRRTLCISEKDALEIYVEAEHIVLKKYEPTCIFTGTIEETIRYRDKVVSKSCVEEMYSLLQNEPDDPY; encoded by the coding sequence ATGCTCAAGTCCACGGGGATTGTCCGTAAAGTGGACGAATTGGGAAGGGTTGTCATTCCAATCGAACTGAGACGAACACTATGCATCAGTGAGAAAGACGCGCTGGAAATCTACGTTGAAGCGGAACACATCGTGTTGAAAAAATACGAACCCACTTGCATTTTCACAGGTACAATCGAAGAAACGATTCGTTATCGCGATAAGGTCGTCAGCAAGTCCTGTGTGGAGGAAATGTACTCTCTCCTACAAAACGAACCGGATGACCCCTACTGA
- the whiA gene encoding DNA-binding protein WhiA has protein sequence MSSFSSSIKREIVQSIGGRACCQRALLSALVKMNGDIVSEGGSTLRISTENAAVARYLFRSFKDRYGVAPEVVVRRRMRLRKNRIYQLQWKQNVEHVLRDLALCGRGTSLQFGGGVSVVRGLVKKGCCCRAHIRGAFLAGGSVSDPEKGSYHLEIIVSGSQYSRFLCELMVRLHLHPKQIRRKNARVVYLKEGEKIGTFLRLVGAHPSLLTFENVRILKGVRNSVNRTVNCETANLNRTVRAAMRQIDSIGRLDQMIGLEKLPVHLREVAELRREHPELSLEEIGKLLPSGQVSKSSVNYRLRRLEGMASQL, from the coding sequence GTGAGTTCATTTTCATCTTCAATCAAACGTGAAATTGTACAATCCATTGGGGGGCGAGCCTGTTGTCAGCGTGCCCTGCTTAGCGCCCTGGTAAAAATGAACGGGGACATAGTTTCAGAGGGGGGGTCTACACTTAGAATCAGTACGGAAAATGCAGCTGTTGCTCGTTACCTCTTCCGATCGTTTAAGGATAGATATGGCGTGGCCCCGGAAGTCGTTGTTCGTCGTAGGATGCGTTTACGAAAGAATCGAATTTATCAGTTGCAATGGAAACAAAATGTAGAACATGTTCTCCGTGATTTGGCCCTCTGTGGACGCGGAACATCCCTACAGTTTGGGGGTGGGGTGAGTGTGGTTCGGGGGTTGGTGAAGAAAGGTTGTTGTTGTCGCGCCCACATACGGGGGGCTTTTCTAGCGGGTGGGTCCGTGAGTGATCCTGAAAAGGGTTCTTATCACTTGGAGATCATCGTATCGGGGTCCCAGTATAGCCGATTCCTCTGTGAATTGATGGTGAGACTGCATCTTCATCCCAAACAAATCCGGAGGAAAAATGCTAGGGTTGTCTACCTTAAAGAGGGTGAGAAGATTGGGACCTTTTTACGCTTGGTGGGTGCGCATCCTTCCCTGTTGACCTTTGAAAATGTCCGTATTCTTAAAGGGGTGCGCAATTCTGTCAACCGCACGGTCAATTGCGAAACCGCTAACCTTAATAGGACGGTGCGGGCCGCCATGCGTCAGATTGACAGTATTGGTAGGTTGGATCAGATGATAGGTTTGGAGAAGTTACCGGTACATCTACGCGAGGTGGCTGAATTGCGACGGGAACATCCTGAATTGAGCCTCGAGGAAATTGGTAAATTGTTACCAAGTGGCCAGGTAAGTAAATCGTCCGTCAATTATCGGTTGCGAAGGTTGGAGGGTATGGCGAGTCAACTGTAA